Genomic DNA from Dermacentor variabilis isolate Ectoservices chromosome 6, ASM5094787v1, whole genome shotgun sequence:
tgtcactgtgtgggctggctggggaggcaacaactgtaatatgtttgcatttgcatatattaaagtgatgcttgtactgtgttataacacctaacttagtcttgcacttgctgcacaataacactggctcacagtcgtggtgaaaagcttttgtatgttgagcaaatgagttgcatccactacaaaaaaagtcagtgatagcacacatgttgtctaccaggcctggtgtggttccttctgacactgctgctgatgctgacgcgctgctgcttgcctcgtacactgttgcagctgcagtagacatggcagtctctgtatctattgctgcagTGTcctctgtcatggtaacttccaagtggtatcgggctcacttctgcaacagagatgttgtttgccccttgagggctctcatgatcagggccaataatttcgtaggcattgtctcctgcatcgaagaaccaataagaacagcatgaattaataaacatagctctaaaaagtacggacatcaagacttaaccacaagctttgcacataagtgaccgggcttaatgaataatacttgcaggaggagttacacaattgtttgtgtatattacagtaaagcctcatcagaagatattcaagaggcacgggaaacatgtctctcgaaaccaaaaattttaagacactgaggagccagactagagcactttattatgcatcatcactaaagtatgttttgatatatctgaaggaataaatgctcagggtggcttaaagggcccctaaaccacttctcgacattttttgaacatttcaagtaaacacgcgtatcgaaatcagaatgccgtcacgatcgacgaagccaaatgccagagtgcgtagcactgccggagcaccacaatatgaagaaaatgaccccgtgcgcctctctggacctatcctgcaccccccagtttgtcctgacgtcaccaggctgtctctgatgatgtcaccagtttccggtgctgtcgattggtcgaacgaaagtgtaagactgccggcaaggcctgcaagcaaatacacacactccttcttcctcgtcgcgttgcgcgcgatgccattgtgggcagccaatgggggcaaagaacagaaacgccaacagaagggtctccctatgaggctcttcaacacgagtcaccatacagttccgttgtattagcgccactcctcgcaggacgacgggccagcgcagcagcaacagagctcgttggtgttggcctgtcccgtaacatttggaggtgtactaggcaaggaaaagacgacactgtccatatggcgtgtaccagatgaaagagtaaaatgagtggggactacttttcgataatcaaacacacgtagctccactattactgcaccgtttcgaaaaattctcgtggctacctgttcattgccttattgtgtagaactgcaacaccgcaactaaatttcaacctcggtggtttagaggccctttaaagaagacattcacagcttttcagtgactgtagattgtgttagcttccttcccaacttctggaatttgaacacttcactttgcaagccttgttgctcgcagtacctttgaggtgctcttagacgctcgtcagcttcaactgccgacactttctgccctgcactgtcctcgttgccctccttttctggttcatgctaaaagagacatgcgcgattgacttgtgtaaggattgcgtgatctttacgcccttcggagcacacaaggtgcacaaagtgaatgtgtctgggttgtgtgccttcgaagtagtgaatacttaaaaagtcatccttagtaacaaaggtgtctcttgtatacagtattgttaacgtggcaaacataggaaaaccaaccaaaccattttcagatgtctcttacaaccaagtgcatcttgtaatgagattctactgtactgaatatttttcaactatggatcatctgcatgtacatatagtcacaaagacatgttgtgtggaatggcgaatcgggaaacag
This window encodes:
- the LOC142584705 gene encoding uncharacterized protein LOC142584705 isoform X1, whose protein sequence is MPKNQNTLACYLDKKTRTTQDVHFSAPSQLPKVTQTQATSETLLYHCSAAEIAFTSGFATAVSQHAGDNAYEIIGPDHESPQGANNISVAEVSPIPLGSYHDRGHCSNRYRDCHVYCSCNSVRGKQQRVSISSSVRRNHTRPGRQHVCYH
- the LOC142584705 gene encoding uncharacterized protein LOC142584705 isoform X2 translates to MPKNQNTLACYLDKKTRTTQDVHFSAPSQLPKVTQTQATRDNAYEIIGPDHESPQGANNISVAEVSPIPLGSYHDRGHCSNRYRDCHVYCSCNSVRGKQQRVSISSSVRRNHTRPGRQHVCYH